A window of the Vigna angularis cultivar LongXiaoDou No.4 chromosome 3, ASM1680809v1, whole genome shotgun sequence genome harbors these coding sequences:
- the LOC108324118 gene encoding 3-ketoacyl-CoA synthase 19, with amino-acid sequence MNFFFLFLLPFLLYSFFSLFKLILQRRGQSCYMLAYECFMPPEDTKLNTDSATKIVLRNRKLRLEELRFLLKTIVSSGIGENTYCPRTVLEGREECPSLKETYEEIDEIMFDTLDNLFKKTAISPSEIDILVVNVSLFSPAPSLTARIINRYKMRENVKAFNLAGMGCSASVVAIDVVQQLFKTYKNSVGVVVSTEDLGAHWYCGTDKKMMLSNCLFRSGGCSVMLTNKPSLKDRAILKLKHMERTQYGADDEAYNCCIQVEDEQGYSGFRLTKSLVKSAAQALTVNLQAMAPKILPVWEMLRFLFASVRYSGMKKREMVPFFTGLVLGRNKMKKTKVNLLGGGLNFKTGIEHFCVHPGGRAVIDGVGKGFRLTEYDLEPARMALHRWGNTSAGGLWYVLGYMEAKKRLKKGDRILMISLGAGFKCNNCVWEVMKDLSDTNVWKDCIESYPPENLSNPFKDKYDWINEDYLSFVRLDFSRMVL; translated from the coding sequence atgaatttttttttcttgtttctccTTCCCTTCTTATTATActctttcttttcccttttcaagTTGATTCTTCAACGTAGAGGCCAATCATGTTACATGTTGGCCTATGAGTGCTTTATGCCTCCAGAAGACACCAAACTCAACACTGACTCCGCCACAAAGATTGTCCTACGAAACAGAAAGCTGAGGTTGGAAGAGTTGAGGTTTCTCCTCAAAACCATTGTCAGTTCGGGGATTGGGGAGAACACTTACTGCCCCAGAACCGTTCTTGAAGGGAGAGAAGAGTGTCCATCTCTTAAAGAGACGTACGAGGAAATAGACGAGATCATGTTCGACACACTCGACAACCTCTTCAAGAAGACGGCTATTTCACCCTCCGAGATAGACATCCTCGTAGTCAACGTGTCCTTGTTCTCGCCGGCACCTTCTCTCACAGCACGTATCATAAACAGGTACAAAATGAGAGAAAACGTCAAGGCTTTCAATCTTGCAGGAATGGGGTGTAGTGCAAGTGTCGTCGCTATTGATGTGGTGCAGCAACTCTTCAAGACTTACAAGAACTCTGTCGGGGTTGTTGTGAGCACTGAGGATCTTGGTGCACATTGGTACTGTGGAACGGACAAGAAAATGATGCTTTCTAACTGCCTCTTTCGCTCTGGTGGCTGCTCTGTGATGTTGACAAACAAGCCTTCTCTGAAGGACCGTGCAATATTGAAACTGAAGCACATGGAGAGGACCCAGTACGGTGCTGATGACGAGGCTTACAACTGCTGCATACAGGTGGAAGATGAGCAAGGGTACTCGGGTTTTCGCCTCACAAAGAGTCTTGTCAAGAGTGCCGCTCAAGCCTTGACGGTGAACCTTCAAGCGATGGCACCCAAGATTCTGCCAGTGTGGGAAATGTTAAGGTTCCTTTTTGCCTCTGTAAGGTACAGTGGGATGAAGAAAAGGGAAATGGTACCCTTTTTCACTGGGCTGGTTCTTGGAAGGAACAAGATGAAAAAGACAAAAGTTAATCTGTTGGGAGGGGGGTTGAATTTCAAGACAGGAATAGAGCACTTTTGTGTGCATCCTGGAGGGAGGGCAGTTATTGACGGGGTTGGCAAGGGTTTTAGGCTCACTGAATATGACCTAGAACCTGCAAGGATGGCACTTCACCGATGGGGGAACACTTCTGCTGGTGGTCTTTGGTACGTTTTGGGTTACATGGAGGCGAAGAAGAGGCTGAAGAAGGGTGATAGGATCCTGATGATTAGCCTTGGAGCTGGGTTCAAGTGCAACAACTGTGTTTGGGAGGTGATGAAGGACTTGTCTGATACCAATGTGTGGAAGGACTGCATAGAAAGTTACCCTCCAGAGAACCTGAGTAACCCTTTCAAGGATAAGTATGATTGGATCAATGAAGATTATCTTAGCTTTGTGAGGTTGGATTTTAGCAGGATGGTCCTTTAG
- the LOC108324316 gene encoding 3-ketoacyl-CoA synthase 19 — protein MDVFFLFILPFLLYSFFSLFKLILQRRSQACYMLAYECFMPPEDTKLNTVSATKIVLRNTKLRLEELRFLLKTIVGSGIGENTYCSRTILEGREECPSLKDTYEEIDEIMFDTLDNLFKKTAISPSEIDILVVNVSLFSPAPSLTARVINRYKMRENVKAFNLTGMGCSASVIAIDVVQQLFKTYKNSVGIVVSTQDIGAHWYCGTDKKMMFSNCLFRSGGCTVMLTNKGSLKGRSILKLKHVERTQYSADDDAYNCCIHMEDEQGYLGHRVTKSLVKKSATQAFTVNLQATALKILPVWEMIRFFFVSVWCSGMKKREMVAILVGLILGKKKTNDNVLGGGLNLKTGIEHFCVHPGVRAIIDGIGKGFRLTEYDLEPSRMTLHRWGNTSSSGIWYVLGYMEAKKRLKKGDSILVISLGAGFKCNSCVWEVTRDLYDTNVWKDCIESYPPENLSNPFKDKYDWINEDYLSFVRLDLSRIFI, from the coding sequence ATGGATGTTTTCTTCTTATTTATCCTTCCCTTCTTATTATActctttcttttcccttttcaagTTGATTCTTCAACGTAGAAGCCAAGCATGTTACATGTTGGCCTACGAGTGCTTTATGCCTCCAGAAGACACCAAACTCAACACGGTCTCCGCCACAAAGATTGTCCTACGAAACACAAAACTGAGGTTGGAGGAGTTGAGGTTTCTCCTCAAAACCATTGTCGGTTCGGGGATTGGGGAGAACACTTACTGCTCCAGAACCATTCTTGAAGGGAGAGAGGAGTGTCCATCTCTTAAGGACACGTACGAGGAAATAGACGAGATCATGTTCGACACACTCGACAACCTCTTCAAGAAGACGGCTATTTCACCCTCCGAGATAGACATCCTCGTAGTCAACGTGTCCTTGTTCTCGCCGGCACCTTCTCTCACAGCACGTGTCATAAACAGGTACAAAATGAGAGAAAACGTCAAAGCTTTCAATCTTACAGGAATGGGGTGCAGTGCAAGTGTCATCGCTATTGATGTGGTGCAGCAACTCTTCAAGACTTACAAGAACTCTGTCGGAATTGTTGTGAGCACTCAGGATATTGGTGCACATTGGTACTGTGGCACGGACAAGAAAATGATGTTTTCTAATTGCCTCTTTCGCTCTGGTGGCTGCACTGTGATGTTGACAAACAAAGGTTCTCTGAAGGGCCGTTCAATATTGAAACTGAAGCACGTCGAGAGGACCCAGTACAGTGCCGATGACGACGCTTACAACTGCTGCATACATATGGAAGATGAGCAGGGGTATTTGGGTCATCGCGTCACCAAGAGTCTTGTCAAGAAGAGTGCTACTCAAGCCTTTACGGTGAACCTTCAAGCGACGGCTCTTAAGATTCTGCCAGTGTGGGAAATGATAAGGTTCTTTTTTGTCTCTGTATGGTGTAGTGGGATGAAGAAGAGGGAGATGGTAGCCATTTTGGTTGGGCTGATACTTGGCAAGAAAAAGACGAATGATAATGTGTTGGGAGGGGGATTGAATTTGAAGACAGGGATAGAGCACTTTTGTGTGCATCCTGGAGTGAGGGCAATTATTGATGGGATTGGCAAGGGTTTTAGGCTCACTGAATATGACCTAGAGCCTTCGAGGATGACACTTCACCGTTGGGGGAACACTTCTTCCAGTGGAATTTGGTACGTTTTAGGTTACATGGAGGCGAAGAAGAGGCTGAAGAAGGGTGATAGCATCCTGGTGATTAGTCTTGGAGCTGGGTTTAAGTGCAACAGCTGTGTTTGGGAGGTGACGAGGGACTTGTATGATACCAATGTGTGGAAGGATTGCATAGAAAGTTACCCTCCAGAGAACCTGAGTAACCCTTTCAAGGATAAGTATGATTGGATCAATGAAGATTATCTTAGCTTTGTGAGGTTGGATTTAAGCAGGATTTTCATTTAG